Proteins from a single region of Bacteroidales bacterium:
- the rpoB gene encoding DNA-directed RNA polymerase subunit beta: MAQENTERISFSRTKIKSSYPDFLDIQLKSFQDFFQLETNPENRVNEGLYKVFSENFPITDARNNFVLEFLDYFIDPPRYSIDECIERGLSYSVPLKAKLKLYCTDPEHEDFETIIQDVYLGQIPYMTPKGTFVINGAERVIVSQLHRSPGAFFGTSFHANGQQLFSARIIPFKGSWMEFTTDINNVMYAYIDRKKKLPVTTLLRAIGFESDKDILEIFDLAQEVKATKANLKKLIGRKLAARVVRAWIEDFVDEDTGEVVSIERAEVIIDRETVLENDHIDQIIDSGVDTILLHKDEHDNIDYSIIFNTLQKDTTNTEKEAVEYIYRQLRNAEPPDEETARGIIEKLFFSDKRYDLGDVGRYRINKKLALTVPNEIKVLTKEDIISIIRYLIEMVNGKREVDDIDHLSNRRVRTVGEQLYAQFGVGLARMARTIRERMNVRDNEVFTPMDLINAKTLSSVINSFFGTNQLSQFMDQTNPLSELTHKRRVSALGPGGLSRERAGFEVRDVHYTHYGRLCTIETPEGPNIGLISSLCVFARINKLGFIETPYKHVESGRVNLASEEVFLNAEEEEDKIIAQANTPLDKDGTFSDQQVKVRHLADYPIEDRNNVHFIDMAPNQIASIAASLIPFLEHDDANRALMGSNMMRQAVPLLKAEAPIVGTGIEGPVARDSRVLIMAEGDGIVEYVDANEITIRYTRMENERLVSFDDDVKTYKLIKFTRTNQNTSVNLKPIVRKGQKVTKGQTLCEGYATQNGELALGRNLMVAFMPWKGYNFEDAIVISEKVVKEDLFTSLHIEEFVLEVRDTKRGVEELTNDIPNVSAEATKDLDENGLIRIGAEVNEGDILIGKITPKGESDPTPEEKLLRAIFGDKAGDVKDASLKAPPSMKGVVIEKKLFSRVIKDRVAKSKEKDIIEVLEKEFNKQTAALKNKLVDKLMILVSGKVSQGVYNNFKEEIVPKKVKFVQKMLLGVDYLTVNPHKWTTDKQKNQLIAEVINNFIIKYKEILGVYNRKKFVATVGDELPNGIVKMAKVYVAKKRKLKVGDKMAGRHGNKGIVAKIVREEDMPFLEDGTPVDVVLNPLGVPSRMNLGQIYETVLGWAGKRLGLKFATPIFDGASVDQINQYLIKANLPENGKVYLYDGGTGERFHQPATVGYIYILKLHHMVDDKMHARSIGPYSLITQQPLGGKAQFGGQRFGEMEVWALEAFGASNILQEILTVKSDDVIGRAKAYENIVKGENMPKPGIPESFNVLVHELRGLGLNITFD; this comes from the coding sequence TTGGCTCAGGAAAATACTGAAAGAATTAGTTTTTCAAGAACTAAAATTAAATCGAGTTATCCGGACTTTCTGGACATCCAACTCAAATCCTTTCAGGATTTTTTCCAGTTGGAAACAAACCCTGAAAACCGCGTTAACGAAGGGCTTTACAAAGTTTTTAGTGAAAACTTCCCCATCACTGATGCCCGAAACAACTTTGTACTGGAATTCCTGGATTATTTCATAGATCCACCCCGGTATTCCATTGACGAATGTATAGAAAGAGGCCTCTCCTACAGCGTTCCGCTTAAAGCTAAGCTTAAACTTTACTGCACCGATCCCGAACACGAGGACTTCGAAACCATTATCCAGGACGTTTATCTTGGACAAATCCCTTACATGACACCTAAAGGCACCTTTGTGATCAACGGCGCCGAGCGCGTTATTGTATCTCAGTTACACCGCTCTCCCGGTGCTTTTTTCGGAACAAGTTTCCATGCTAACGGACAACAACTTTTCTCGGCTCGTATCATTCCATTCAAGGGATCATGGATGGAGTTTACAACCGACATCAACAATGTGATGTATGCATACATCGACCGGAAGAAAAAATTACCAGTAACTACACTTTTACGTGCCATAGGTTTTGAGAGTGATAAAGACATTCTCGAGATTTTTGACCTTGCACAGGAGGTAAAGGCCACAAAAGCCAACCTCAAAAAGCTTATCGGCAGAAAACTTGCCGCCCGTGTTGTGAGAGCCTGGATTGAGGATTTTGTGGATGAAGATACAGGTGAAGTGGTCTCAATCGAGCGTGCTGAGGTCATTATTGACCGAGAAACCGTGCTTGAAAATGATCATATCGATCAGATCATCGATTCAGGTGTGGATACAATTCTTTTACACAAGGATGAGCATGATAACATTGACTACAGCATCATCTTTAATACGCTTCAAAAAGATACAACTAATACTGAAAAAGAGGCGGTTGAATACATTTACAGGCAATTGCGTAATGCTGAACCTCCGGATGAGGAGACTGCCCGCGGAATAATTGAGAAACTGTTCTTCTCAGACAAACGATACGACCTGGGAGACGTCGGTCGCTACAGGATTAACAAGAAACTGGCACTGACCGTTCCAAACGAGATTAAAGTATTGACAAAAGAAGACATCATTTCGATTATCAGGTATCTGATCGAAATGGTTAACGGCAAGCGTGAAGTAGATGATATTGACCACCTTAGCAACCGCCGTGTAAGAACCGTTGGAGAACAGTTGTATGCACAGTTTGGTGTTGGATTAGCCCGCATGGCCCGCACAATCCGTGAGCGTATGAACGTGCGTGATAACGAGGTTTTTACACCCATGGATCTAATTAACGCCAAAACATTGTCCTCGGTTATCAACTCTTTTTTTGGTACCAACCAGCTTTCACAGTTTATGGATCAAACCAACCCGCTATCCGAGTTGACTCATAAACGAAGGGTTTCAGCTTTGGGGCCAGGCGGTCTTTCAAGAGAAAGAGCAGGTTTTGAAGTTCGTGACGTACACTATACTCACTATGGACGTCTGTGTACAATTGAAACTCCTGAAGGTCCCAATATCGGATTGATTTCTTCGCTTTGTGTGTTTGCCCGGATAAATAAACTTGGTTTCATTGAAACACCCTATAAGCATGTTGAGAGTGGTAGAGTAAATCTTGCATCTGAGGAAGTTTTCCTAAATGCTGAGGAAGAGGAAGATAAAATTATTGCCCAGGCCAACACTCCGCTGGATAAAGATGGAACATTTTCTGATCAGCAGGTAAAAGTAAGGCATCTGGCTGACTATCCGATTGAGGATCGGAATAATGTCCACTTTATTGATATGGCGCCAAACCAGATTGCCTCAATTGCAGCTTCACTCATCCCCTTCCTTGAGCATGATGATGCCAACCGTGCGTTGATGGGATCCAACATGATGCGTCAGGCTGTGCCCCTGCTTAAAGCCGAGGCACCAATCGTGGGTACTGGAATTGAAGGTCCGGTTGCACGTGATTCGAGGGTGTTGATCATGGCTGAGGGTGATGGTATTGTAGAATATGTTGACGCCAATGAAATTACCATTCGTTACACAAGGATGGAAAACGAGCGGCTTGTAAGTTTTGATGATGATGTGAAAACCTATAAGCTGATTAAGTTCACAAGAACAAACCAGAATACATCCGTCAACCTGAAACCCATCGTCCGCAAAGGACAAAAGGTTACAAAAGGACAGACTCTTTGTGAAGGTTATGCCACTCAAAATGGTGAACTTGCTCTCGGCCGGAACCTTATGGTGGCATTCATGCCCTGGAAAGGTTACAACTTCGAGGATGCCATTGTGATTTCCGAAAAGGTTGTAAAGGAAGATCTTTTTACTTCACTGCATATCGAAGAATTTGTGCTCGAGGTAAGAGATACAAAGCGTGGCGTTGAGGAGTTAACCAATGATATTCCAAATGTTTCAGCAGAAGCCACAAAAGATTTGGACGAAAATGGTCTGATCAGAATTGGCGCTGAAGTGAATGAAGGAGATATATTGATCGGGAAAATTACTCCTAAAGGAGAGTCTGATCCTACTCCCGAAGAAAAACTACTTCGTGCAATTTTTGGCGACAAGGCCGGTGATGTGAAGGATGCTTCATTGAAAGCTCCACCCTCGATGAAAGGCGTGGTAATTGAGAAAAAACTTTTCTCACGGGTCATTAAAGACCGCGTTGCCAAAAGCAAGGAAAAAGATATCATTGAGGTACTGGAAAAAGAATTTAACAAACAAACTGCCGCACTCAAGAATAAACTTGTGGACAAGCTGATGATCCTGGTGAGTGGTAAGGTTTCGCAGGGTGTTTACAATAATTTCAAAGAAGAGATTGTACCGAAGAAAGTCAAGTTTGTTCAAAAGATGCTTCTGGGCGTGGACTACCTCACGGTTAATCCTCATAAATGGACAACAGACAAACAAAAGAACCAGTTGATTGCTGAAGTAATCAACAACTTCATCATCAAGTACAAAGAGATTCTTGGTGTTTACAACCGGAAGAAATTCGTTGCAACGGTAGGAGATGAACTACCCAACGGGATTGTGAAAATGGCAAAAGTATATGTGGCCAAAAAACGCAAATTGAAAGTAGGGGATAAAATGGCAGGTCGCCATGGAAATAAAGGGATTGTTGCCAAGATCGTTCGTGAAGAAGATATGCCTTTCCTCGAAGACGGAACTCCGGTTGATGTCGTTCTGAACCCCCTTGGTGTGCCTTCCCGTATGAACCTTGGTCAGATTTATGAAACTGTGCTCGGTTGGGCTGGTAAACGTCTTGGACTAAAATTTGCCACACCGATTTTCGACGGAGCATCAGTTGACCAAATCAACCAATATCTTATAAAGGCAAATTTACCTGAAAATGGTAAGGTTTACCTTTACGATGGTGGCACCGGCGAACGTTTTCATCAGCCTGCAACGGTTGGATACATTTATATTCTGAAGTTGCATCACATGGTGGATGATAAGATGCACGCACGTTCCATCGGCCCATACTCACTGATTACCCAGCAACCACTTGGTGGTAAAGCACAATTTGGTGGTCAGCGGTTTGGAGAGATGGAAGTCTGGGCGCTCGAAGCCTTCGGCGCTTCAAATATACTGCAGGAAATACTCACTGTTAAGTCAGATGACGTGATTGGCCGTGCCAAAGCATACGAAAATATTGTGAAAGGTGAAAACATGCCCAAACCGGGTATTCCTGAATCATTCAATGTATTGGTTCATGAACTGCGCGGCCTTGGCCTGAACATCACTTTCGATTAA
- the rplL gene encoding 50S ribosomal protein L7/L12, whose amino-acid sequence MADLKAFAEQLVSLTVKEVNELAQILKVEYGIEPAAAATVVAGPVAAAADAEVEEKSTFDVIIKHAGQSKLAVVKLVKELTSLGLKEAKELCDAAPKALKTGVTKDEAEALKSQLEEAGAEVEIK is encoded by the coding sequence ATGGCAGATTTAAAAGCTTTTGCAGAACAACTAGTTAGCTTAACCGTAAAAGAGGTTAATGAGCTTGCGCAAATTTTGAAAGTAGAGTATGGGATTGAGCCCGCAGCCGCTGCAACGGTTGTTGCAGGTCCTGTAGCTGCCGCTGCTGATGCAGAGGTAGAAGAAAAATCCACATTTGATGTAATCATTAAACATGCCGGTCAATCAAAACTGGCTGTTGTTAAACTTGTTAAAGAGCTCACCAGCCTTGGCCTGAAAGAAGCCAAAGAACTGTGTGACGCTGCACCTAAAGCATTAAAAACAGGTGTAACAAAAGACGAAGCCGAAGCGCTCAAGAGTCAACTTGAGGAAGCAGGTGCAGAAGTTGAGATTAAATAG
- a CDS encoding 50S ribosomal protein L10: MTKAEKTQIIESLSKQLNEASNFYLTNTASLTVETTNELRRTCFKNDIKLKVVKNTLLHKAMEGSEKDFSELYPALVGPTSIMFTSTANLPAKLIKEFRKKFKTDKPILKGAYVEESIFVGEDKLDALENIKSKNEVIGEVIALLQSPAKNVISALQSGGHKLSGILKTLSEKES; this comes from the coding sequence ATGACTAAAGCGGAAAAAACCCAGATCATTGAATCGTTGTCCAAACAGCTCAACGAAGCGTCGAATTTCTACCTGACCAATACGGCCAGCCTGACTGTAGAAACGACAAACGAATTGAGACGGACATGTTTCAAGAATGATATAAAACTCAAAGTAGTGAAGAACACATTGCTGCATAAAGCAATGGAAGGATCAGAAAAGGACTTTTCGGAGCTCTATCCGGCTCTTGTCGGTCCAACATCAATTATGTTCACCAGTACAGCCAATTTACCTGCAAAATTGATCAAAGAATTTCGTAAGAAGTTCAAAACAGATAAGCCGATTCTGAAAGGAGCTTACGTGGAAGAATCAATTTTTGTGGGTGAAGACAAGCTCGATGCTCTGGAAAACATCAAATCGAAGAATGAAGTCATCGGAGAAGTCATTGCCTTGCTGCAATCACCTGCCAAGAATGTTATTTCAGCATTGCAATCAGGAGGTCACAAGCTTTCGGGTATTCTCAAGACTCTATCAGAAAAGGAATCATAG
- a CDS encoding 50S ribosomal protein L1, translating into MGKLTKNRKEALAKFDKNATYSLADAIQVVKKITFTKFDSSVDLDIRLGVDPRKANQMVRGSVTLPHGSGKNVRVLVLCTPDKEQEAKNAGAEYVGLDDYIEKIKGGWTDVDVVITTPNVMPKVGPLGRILGPRGLMPNPKTGTVTMEVEKAVKEVKAGKIDFKVDKTGIIHASVAKVSFEKDMILDNAREFIQTVIKLKPSAAKGTYVKSIFMSSTMSFGIQVDPKSVS; encoded by the coding sequence ATGGGAAAATTGACCAAAAACAGAAAAGAAGCTTTAGCGAAATTCGATAAAAATGCTACTTACTCTTTGGCAGACGCAATTCAGGTAGTAAAAAAGATAACCTTCACCAAGTTCGACTCTTCGGTTGATCTCGATATTCGTTTAGGCGTTGATCCGCGTAAAGCCAATCAAATGGTTCGCGGTAGCGTTACACTCCCTCATGGCAGCGGCAAAAATGTCCGTGTGCTTGTGCTTTGTACTCCCGACAAGGAGCAGGAAGCTAAAAATGCCGGAGCTGAATACGTTGGCCTTGACGATTATATAGAAAAAATCAAAGGAGGCTGGACTGACGTTGATGTGGTTATTACTACACCTAACGTAATGCCCAAGGTTGGACCATTAGGAAGGATATTAGGTCCACGTGGCCTGATGCCCAACCCAAAAACCGGTACCGTTACAATGGAAGTTGAAAAAGCTGTCAAAGAAGTGAAAGCAGGTAAAATTGATTTCAAGGTTGATAAAACCGGTATTATTCATGCATCTGTCGCTAAAGTGTCGTTTGAAAAGGACATGATTCTCGATAATGCAAGAGAGTTTATTCAAACCGTCATCAAACTGAAACCTTCTGCGGCTAAAGGTACTTACGTCAAAAGCATTTTTATGTCGAGTACGATGAGCTTTGGAATACAGGTTGATCCGAAATCAGTAAGTTAA
- the rplK gene encoding 50S ribosomal protein L11: MAKEVSGIIKLQIKGAAANPSPPVGPALGAKGVNIMEFCKQFNGRTQDSAGKLIPVIITVYRDKSFDFIIKSPPVAVQLLEATKQKSGSAEPNRKKVAAVTWDQVKDIAQNKMNDLNCFTIESAMKMVAGTARSMGITVKGTPPFAEN; encoded by the coding sequence ATGGCAAAAGAAGTAAGCGGAATAATCAAATTGCAGATCAAGGGAGCTGCTGCCAATCCATCTCCTCCAGTTGGGCCCGCATTGGGCGCCAAGGGGGTGAACATTATGGAGTTTTGTAAACAATTCAATGGTCGTACGCAGGATTCAGCTGGAAAGCTCATTCCAGTGATCATTACAGTTTACAGAGACAAATCCTTTGATTTCATCATCAAATCACCACCTGTTGCTGTGCAGCTTCTCGAAGCGACAAAGCAAAAGTCAGGTTCGGCTGAACCCAACAGGAAAAAGGTCGCCGCAGTTACGTGGGACCAGGTGAAGGACATTGCCCAAAACAAGATGAACGACTTAAATTGCTTTACAATTGAGTCGGCTATGAAAATGGTTGCTGGAACTGCCAGAAGTATGGGAATTACGGTAAAAGGAACACCTCCGTTTGCTGAAAACTAA
- the nusG gene encoding transcription termination/antitermination factor NusG, with protein MSNEKKWYVVRSISGKEKKVKEYIESEIKRLELQDYVSQVLIPTEKVYQVRKGKKVSKERNYFPGYVLIEASLVGEIPHIIKNIPNVIGFLGTRGEPDSMRESEVKRILGKVDELAEQGEEVNVPFIVGETVTVIDGPFNSFSGVIEEINEDKKKLKVMVKIFGRKTPLELGFMQVEKE; from the coding sequence ATGAGTAACGAAAAAAAGTGGTACGTAGTCAGGTCAATCAGTGGCAAAGAGAAGAAGGTTAAGGAGTATATCGAGAGTGAGATAAAACGCCTTGAATTGCAGGACTACGTGAGTCAGGTTCTTATTCCTACCGAAAAGGTTTATCAGGTACGTAAAGGTAAAAAAGTCAGTAAAGAAAGGAATTATTTCCCGGGATACGTATTGATTGAGGCTTCACTCGTTGGTGAAATTCCTCACATCATAAAGAATATCCCCAACGTAATTGGCTTTCTTGGGACTCGCGGTGAACCCGATTCCATGCGTGAATCGGAAGTGAAGCGAATTCTTGGGAAAGTTGATGAGTTGGCTGAGCAGGGCGAAGAGGTGAATGTTCCTTTTATTGTTGGAGAAACCGTTACAGTAATTGATGGCCCTTTTAACAGTTTTAGCGGTGTAATCGAAGAGATTAACGAAGATAAAAAGAAGTTGAAAGTAATGGTAAAAATCTTCGGACGTAAAACACCATTAGAACTTGGTTTCATGCAGGTTGAAAAGGAGTAA
- the secE gene encoding preprotein translocase subunit SecE, producing the protein MAKFSIVNYAKESYDELLQKVSWPTWSELQSSAVVVSIASLIIAFAVFLMDFSFSKLLDGIYTWF; encoded by the coding sequence ATGGCAAAATTTAGTATAGTTAATTACGCCAAGGAAAGTTACGATGAGCTGTTACAAAAAGTTTCCTGGCCAACATGGAGCGAACTCCAAAGTAGTGCTGTAGTAGTATCCATTGCTTCCCTGATTATCGCTTTTGCGGTTTTCCTGATGGATTTTTCTTTCAGCAAACTTCTGGATGGTATTTATACCTGGTTCTGA
- the tuf gene encoding elongation factor Tu — protein MAKEKFDRSKPHVNIGTIGHVDHGKTTLTAAITLNLQDKGLATFASFDSIDNAPEEKERGITINTAHIEYQTEKRHYAHVDCPGHADYVKNMVTGAAQMDGAIIVVAATDGPMPQTREHILLARQVGVPRLVVFMNKVDLVDDEELLDLVEMEIRELLTFYKFDGDNSPVIRGSALGALNKEPKWVEKVFELMDACDEWIPLPDRDQDKPFLMPVEDVFSITGRGTVATGRIETGIINTGDPVEIIGMGAEKLKSVVTGVEMFRKILDRGQAGDNAGILLRGIDKKEITRGMVIAAPGSIKPHKKFKAEVYILKKEEGGRHTPFHNKYRPQFYFRTTDVTGEIILPQGVEMVMPGDNLTIEVQLIVEIAMAKNLRFAIREGGRTVGAGQVTEILD, from the coding sequence ATGGCAAAAGAAAAATTTGATCGTTCCAAACCACACGTGAACATTGGAACCATTGGTCACGTTGACCACGGCAAGACTACTTTGACAGCAGCAATTACCCTGAACCTTCAGGACAAAGGTCTTGCAACATTCGCATCATTCGATTCAATCGATAATGCACCTGAAGAAAAAGAAAGAGGTATTACTATTAATACAGCGCACATAGAATACCAGACAGAAAAAAGGCACTATGCCCACGTTGACTGTCCTGGTCACGCTGACTACGTGAAAAACATGGTTACTGGTGCTGCCCAGATGGACGGAGCCATCATCGTTGTTGCTGCGACCGATGGCCCGATGCCCCAAACCCGTGAGCACATCCTTTTGGCTCGTCAGGTTGGCGTACCAAGACTGGTTGTTTTTATGAATAAAGTTGACCTTGTTGACGATGAAGAATTGCTCGACCTGGTTGAAATGGAAATCCGTGAGTTACTCACATTCTACAAGTTTGACGGTGATAATTCTCCTGTTATTAGAGGTTCAGCTCTTGGCGCCTTGAACAAGGAACCAAAATGGGTTGAAAAAGTATTTGAACTGATGGACGCTTGTGATGAATGGATTCCGCTTCCGGACCGTGATCAGGATAAACCATTCCTAATGCCGGTTGAGGACGTATTCTCAATCACCGGCCGTGGAACAGTTGCTACTGGTCGTATTGAGACCGGTATCATTAACACTGGAGACCCAGTCGAAATCATTGGTATGGGTGCTGAAAAACTCAAATCAGTAGTTACTGGAGTTGAAATGTTCCGCAAAATACTTGACCGCGGACAAGCAGGTGACAATGCAGGTATCCTTTTACGTGGTATCGATAAAAAAGAGATCACGCGTGGTATGGTTATCGCAGCTCCAGGTTCAATTAAGCCTCACAAGAAATTCAAAGCTGAGGTGTACATCTTGAAAAAAGAAGAAGGCGGACGTCACACTCCGTTCCACAATAAATACCGTCCCCAGTTCTATTTCAGAACTACCGACGTAACAGGTGAAATCATTCTTCCCCAGGGAGTAGAAATGGTAATGCCTGGTGATAACCTCACAATTGAAGTACAATTGATTGTTGAAATTGCAATGGCCAAGAACCTGCGTTTTGCTATCCGCGAAGGTGGACGTACTGTAGGTGCTGGTCAGGTTACCGAAATCCTTGATTAG
- the raiA gene encoding ribosome-associated translation inhibitor RaiA: protein MQIEIRSIHFKADRKLEDFIKDKIEKLSQFYDGVLSADVSLKLDNNDSAENKIAEIMLNVRGSDLIAKKQSKSFEESVDSAAEALRKQIVRYKEKQRRN, encoded by the coding sequence ATGCAAATAGAGATTAGGTCAATTCATTTTAAAGCAGACAGGAAGTTGGAAGATTTTATAAAAGATAAAATAGAAAAGCTGTCGCAGTTTTACGATGGTGTATTAAGCGCCGATGTTTCTCTTAAATTAGATAATAATGACAGTGCTGAGAATAAGATTGCAGAAATTATGCTCAATGTAAGAGGCAGTGATCTGATTGCCAAAAAGCAGAGCAAATCTTTTGAGGAATCCGTTGATAGCGCTGCAGAAGCGCTGCGTAAGCAAATCGTACGTTACAAGGAAAAACAGCGGCGAAATTAA
- a CDS encoding tyrosine-type recombinase/integrase codes for MHVTESFLTYLQFERRYSNHTVSAYCNDLEQFSDFLNSHFDHLKPEHASHHQIRSWIVALIETKVSTRSIRRKLASLSSYYKHLIRNKVITSNPVQKVISPKINVQLPSFIRNSEMEDLLVRHDFGNDFEGLRNKLIIELLYTTGIRRSELLNLKVSEIDMTKTIIKVIGKGNKHRIVPLAQHTKPLIVDYLLERQCALNEINEQSPYLFITSKGKQTYPGLIYRTVTKHLNYVSTNSKKNPHILRHSFATSLLNNGADINVIKEILGHANLQATQVYTHNTSENLKSIYKQAHPRAK; via the coding sequence ATGCATGTAACTGAGAGTTTCCTTACTTATTTGCAGTTCGAACGAAGATATTCAAATCACACAGTATCAGCTTACTGTAATGATCTTGAACAATTTTCTGACTTTTTAAATAGCCATTTCGACCACCTAAAACCTGAACATGCCAGTCATCACCAAATTCGCTCATGGATCGTGGCTCTGATAGAAACCAAAGTATCAACCAGGAGTATTAGAAGGAAACTTGCTTCACTCAGTTCATATTACAAACATCTTATCAGAAATAAGGTGATCACAAGTAACCCGGTGCAAAAAGTCATTTCACCGAAAATTAACGTTCAGCTTCCTTCATTTATCCGAAATAGCGAAATGGAGGACTTATTGGTAAGACATGATTTTGGAAATGACTTTGAAGGCTTAAGAAATAAATTAATTATCGAATTGTTATACACAACTGGAATCCGGCGTTCGGAACTGCTTAATCTCAAGGTTAGCGAAATTGACATGACGAAGACGATCATCAAAGTCATTGGTAAAGGGAACAAACATCGGATAGTACCGCTTGCACAGCATACTAAACCTCTGATCGTGGATTATCTTCTGGAACGACAGTGTGCTTTGAATGAAATAAATGAGCAATCCCCATATCTTTTTATTACATCAAAAGGTAAACAAACCTACCCGGGACTTATTTACCGAACCGTCACCAAACACCTTAATTATGTATCAACAAATTCAAAGAAAAATCCCCATATTTTGAGGCACAGTTTTGCAACCAGTTTGCTAAACAATGGTGCCGACATCAATGTGATTAAAGAAATTTTGGGTCATGCCAATTTGCAGGCTACCCAGGTTTACACACACAACACCAGCGAAAATTTGAAATCTATTTATAAACAAGCTCATCCGCGAGCAAAATAA
- a CDS encoding 30S ribosomal protein S21: MIIVPVKEGENIDRALKKYKRKFEKTGVVRELRERQKFTKPSVKNREARLKAIYIQQLRDQEESS; this comes from the coding sequence ATGATCATTGTACCAGTAAAAGAAGGCGAAAACATTGACAGAGCATTAAAAAAATACAAACGTAAATTTGAAAAAACAGGCGTTGTAAGGGAATTGCGTGAGAGACAGAAATTTACAAAGCCCTCGGTTAAAAATCGTGAAGCAAGATTGAAAGCTATTTACATACAGCAACTTAGGGATCAGGAAGAGTCGTCCTAA
- the rpmB gene encoding 50S ribosomal protein L28 yields MARTCDITGKKMMVGHKVSHSNKKSLRRFYPNLQTKKFYLPEEDRWITLKVSTSVLRTINKNGIDAVLKEYRAKGICIV; encoded by the coding sequence ATGGCACGTACTTGCGATATTACAGGAAAAAAGATGATGGTTGGGCATAAAGTTTCACACTCTAACAAAAAGAGTCTCAGAAGGTTTTACCCTAATCTGCAAACAAAGAAATTTTACCTCCCCGAAGAGGATCGTTGGATAACTCTGAAGGTTTCAACTTCGGTACTGAGGACCATCAATAAAAACGGAATTGATGCCGTTTTGAAAGAATACAGGGCAAAAGGGATTTGCATTGTTTAA
- a CDS encoding carboxypeptidase-like regulatory domain-containing protein, whose translation MIVITSGMLTLVSVNAFSQKAFNDSDVIQFSGVIIKADDLTSVPYTTVRIKNTRRGTISDYNGYFSIVATKKDTLTFSAIGFKENAFIIPDTITQKRYSLIHVMNADTIMLTPTVIYPWPTVEDFQKAFIELNIPDDDLEIARKNLAFAEMRERSKNLKMDGSMNYRNYIDQQISRNYYVGQTQPISIFNPFAWAQFIQAWKEGKFKQNKDN comes from the coding sequence ATGATAGTTATAACTTCAGGTATGCTCACTCTGGTCTCAGTGAATGCTTTTTCGCAGAAAGCTTTTAATGATTCAGATGTTATTCAATTTTCAGGCGTGATTATTAAAGCAGACGATCTCACATCAGTACCATACACAACAGTGCGGATAAAGAACACCCGAAGAGGCACGATCAGCGACTATAATGGTTACTTTTCCATTGTCGCCACGAAAAAAGATACACTCACCTTCTCAGCCATAGGTTTTAAGGAAAATGCCTTCATTATTCCAGATACAATCACACAGAAGAGATATTCATTGATTCATGTTATGAATGCTGACACCATCATGTTAACACCCACAGTGATTTATCCCTGGCCAACAGTTGAGGATTTCCAAAAGGCATTTATTGAACTCAACATCCCTGATGATGATTTGGAAATAGCAAGGAAAAATCTTGCCTTTGCTGAAATGAGAGAGCGTAGTAAAAATCTTAAGATGGATGGTAGCATGAACTACAGAAATTACATTGATCAACAAATAAGTAGAAACTACTACGTAGGGCAAACACAACCCATCTCGATATTCAATCCATTTGCCTGGGCTCAGTTTATTCAGGCATGGAAAGAAGGAAAATTCAAACAAAATAAAGATAATTAG